A genome region from Nocardia sp. NBC_00565 includes the following:
- a CDS encoding DUF4328 domain-containing protein — MSTVVQPCARCGARWAVQTTPMHWCPRCRGVLLSPAPIDAPAERRNYRWVARRPDQRLRRPISTRPRRSLETPRYQQVPRWGLLDPPVGPATVAQRPLDRLTSRAEALLIATAAVFAVAACAELGRYLILLRNRTRLIPSWLLHLSDVLVFASALLALALGLACALAMLGWLIGTRRADFAAAGRRDPRSARVLALGCLIPVVNLLWPGVFLTEAVGLRPDPRALRAVRIWWLGWLLGAVCTVAALLWRTADTLQAKADGVLFTAFTDLVGAAVAILTLWVYRSMAGRDLFGRARIARRWVIAVDPAVPVIEPVQPGGGTAKQIEVEAAATDTGSAERDREHEEVMAK; from the coding sequence GTGAGTACGGTGGTACAACCTTGTGCGCGCTGCGGCGCGCGCTGGGCCGTGCAGACGACCCCGATGCACTGGTGCCCGCGCTGCCGTGGCGTGCTGCTGTCACCGGCGCCCATCGACGCCCCCGCCGAGCGGCGTAATTACCGGTGGGTCGCGCGCCGCCCCGATCAGCGCCTGCGCAGGCCGATCTCGACCAGGCCGCGTCGGTCCCTGGAAACGCCTCGCTACCAGCAGGTTCCGCGCTGGGGTCTGCTGGATCCGCCGGTCGGCCCCGCCACTGTCGCGCAGCGGCCGTTGGATCGGCTGACCAGTCGGGCCGAAGCGCTACTCATCGCGACCGCGGCGGTATTCGCGGTCGCCGCCTGCGCCGAACTCGGGCGCTATCTGATTCTGCTGCGCAACCGCACCCGGCTGATCCCGTCGTGGCTGCTGCATCTCTCCGATGTCCTGGTGTTCGCTTCCGCGTTGCTCGCCCTCGCACTGGGCTTGGCCTGCGCGCTCGCGATGCTCGGCTGGTTGATCGGGACGCGTCGAGCCGACTTCGCCGCGGCCGGACGGCGTGACCCGCGTTCGGCCCGGGTGTTGGCGCTCGGCTGTCTGATTCCGGTGGTGAATCTGTTGTGGCCCGGCGTCTTTCTGACCGAGGCGGTCGGGTTGCGTCCTGATCCGCGAGCGCTGCGGGCCGTGCGTATCTGGTGGCTGGGCTGGCTGCTCGGTGCGGTGTGCACGGTGGCGGCGCTGCTGTGGCGGACCGCGGATACCTTGCAGGCCAAGGCCGACGGGGTACTGTTCACGGCCTTCACCGATCTCGTCGGCGCCGCAGTCGCGATCCTGACGCTCTGGGTATATCGGTCGATGGCGGGTCGTGATCTGTTCGGCCGCGCCAGGATCGCGCGCCGGTGGGTGATCGCGGTGGATCCCGCGGTGCCGGTCATCGAACCGGTGCAGCCGGGTGGCGGCACCGCGAAGCAGATCGAGGTCGAGGCGGCGGCGACGGACACCGGCAGCGCTGAACGAGACCGTGAGCACGAGGAGGTTATGGCCAAGTGA
- a CDS encoding DinB family protein yields MRGNRKRFWHIGWWWSVTIDHVQGRTPRERTGITWPGARQPTTDWLRRLRQDWLTVPGQIDDADLDITARFPWQHDPEMTVAHTIAWVNTELTKNAAEIGQLRLLRAASRA; encoded by the coding sequence GTGCGTGGCAATCGAAAACGGTTTTGGCATATCGGCTGGTGGTGGAGTGTAACCATCGACCACGTACAGGGACGCACGCCACGCGAGCGCACGGGCATCACCTGGCCGGGCGCCCGGCAACCGACCACCGACTGGCTTCGGCGCCTGCGGCAGGACTGGCTCACGGTACCGGGTCAGATTGACGACGCCGACTTGGACATAACCGCACGGTTCCCGTGGCAGCACGACCCCGAGATGACCGTGGCCCACACAATCGCCTGGGTCAACACCGAACTCACGAAGAACGCGGCCGAAATCGGCCAGCTCCGACTGCTACGCGCGGCATCGCGCGCATGA
- a CDS encoding CPBP family intramembrane glutamic endopeptidase, with the protein MRAETGSGWDEPELTDRERLGIRVEIVVVLVVTFGLSGLNAGLSLIESALSPGGVGGQTIALNPTRAAQSTIDLLFQLLSALRLAGWAALGLYLLWRSGIAPRLIGLARIRWRSDVLPGLALAAIIGLPGLGLYLAAHALGFSVTIVPSSLGDHWWRLPALILSACANAAAEEILVVAYLITRLRKLGWSENRSLLASALLRGSYHLYQGLGGGIGNLVMGLIFGRFWQRTNRLWPLVLAHATIDAVAYIGYTLLRGHVSWLP; encoded by the coding sequence ATGCGTGCTGAGACCGGTTCCGGGTGGGACGAGCCAGAGCTGACCGATCGGGAGCGGCTCGGTATTCGGGTCGAGATCGTTGTTGTGTTGGTTGTCACATTTGGGCTGAGCGGGCTCAATGCGGGGCTGTCGTTGATCGAGAGTGCGTTGTCGCCGGGTGGGGTTGGTGGGCAGACTATTGCGTTGAATCCGACGCGGGCGGCGCAGTCCACTATCGATCTGCTGTTCCAGCTGCTCAGCGCGTTGCGGCTGGCCGGGTGGGCGGCGCTGGGGCTGTATCTGTTGTGGCGCAGTGGGATCGCGCCGCGGTTGATCGGGTTGGCCAGGATTCGCTGGCGTTCGGATGTGCTGCCGGGCCTGGCCCTGGCGGCCATCATCGGGCTGCCTGGGCTCGGGCTGTATCTGGCCGCGCATGCGCTGGGGTTCAGCGTGACGATCGTGCCGAGTTCGCTCGGTGACCACTGGTGGCGGTTGCCCGCGCTCATTCTGTCCGCGTGTGCGAATGCGGCCGCCGAGGAAATTCTGGTAGTGGCCTATCTCATCACCCGGCTGCGCAAGCTCGGTTGGTCGGAGAACCGGTCGCTGCTGGCCTCGGCGCTGCTGCGGGGCAGCTATCACCTCTATCAGGGATTGGGCGGTGGGATCGGAAACCTGGTGATGGGCTTGATCTTCGGCCGATTCTGGCAGCGCACCAACCGGCTGTGGCCGCTGGTGCTGGCCCACGCCACCATTGATGCGGTCGCCTATATCGGCTATACATTGCTGCGCGGTCACGTTTCCTGGTTGCCGTAA
- a CDS encoding ferritin — MPDIDLDQPFPDLLRDQIRRGLTAAQQYLAAAVYFDSHRLPQLARYSYGKSTEHRSHALRMVQYLLDRDFEVQVGGLDDVQPTFESARGAVVFLLESERARNAQITELAGTARASGDYLGEQFIQWFLKEQVEDVAGMTTLLNVIDRAAGDLFDVEDFISRELRTTQRHDISAPRMAGADRSARPASSR, encoded by the coding sequence ATGCCCGACATCGATCTCGACCAGCCCTTCCCCGACCTGCTGCGCGACCAGATCCGTCGTGGCTTGACCGCCGCTCAGCAGTACCTGGCCGCGGCCGTCTACTTCGATTCCCATCGTCTGCCGCAGTTGGCCAGGTACAGCTATGGCAAGTCCACCGAGCACCGCTCACACGCCTTGCGCATGGTGCAGTACCTGCTGGACCGCGATTTCGAAGTGCAGGTCGGCGGGCTCGACGATGTGCAGCCCACCTTCGAATCGGCGCGCGGGGCCGTGGTTTTCCTGTTGGAGTCCGAGCGCGCCCGCAACGCGCAGATCACCGAGTTGGCCGGGACCGCCCGCGCCTCGGGCGACTATCTCGGCGAACAGTTCATCCAGTGGTTCCTCAAGGAGCAGGTGGAGGACGTCGCCGGGATGACCACGTTGCTGAACGTGATCGACCGCGCGGCCGGCGATCTGTTCGACGTCGAGGACTTCATCTCGCGCGAGCTGCGCACCACTCAGCGCCACGACATCAGCGCACCGAGAATGGCAGGCGCCGACCGTTCAGCGCGACCTGCGAGCAGTCGCTAG
- a CDS encoding glycerophosphodiester phosphodiesterase, protein MSQGSRAPFVVAHRGASAARAEHTLAAYELALQEGADGVECDVRLTRDGHLVCVHDRTVDRTSSGTGLVSELTLDELEELDFGADGAPASVLTLSELIELVLDWRSRPTKLFIETKHPVRYGALVENKLLAELQRFGIATPASADHSRAVVMSFAATAVWRIRRSAPLLPTVLLGESSRYLGGGAATTVGATAVGPSVKTLREHPDLVDKAAAAGRATYCWTVDDPDDVRLCADLGVSWVATNHPGRTKALLAAA, encoded by the coding sequence GTGAGCCAGGGCAGTCGCGCACCGTTCGTGGTCGCGCACCGGGGAGCCTCGGCGGCGCGCGCGGAGCACACGCTCGCCGCTTATGAACTGGCGCTGCAGGAGGGCGCCGATGGCGTGGAGTGTGATGTCCGCCTGACCAGGGACGGGCATCTGGTCTGCGTGCACGACCGCACCGTGGACCGGACCTCGTCGGGCACCGGACTGGTCAGCGAGCTGACCCTCGACGAACTCGAGGAGCTCGACTTCGGGGCCGACGGCGCGCCGGCGTCGGTGCTCACCCTCAGCGAATTGATCGAGCTGGTGCTGGACTGGCGCAGCCGACCGACCAAACTGTTCATCGAGACCAAACATCCGGTGCGCTACGGCGCGCTGGTGGAGAACAAGCTGCTCGCCGAACTCCAGCGCTTCGGCATCGCCACCCCTGCCTCCGCCGATCACTCCCGCGCGGTCGTCATGTCCTTCGCCGCGACCGCGGTCTGGCGGATCCGCCGCTCCGCACCGCTGCTGCCGACAGTCCTGCTGGGCGAATCATCGCGCTACCTCGGCGGTGGCGCGGCCACCACGGTCGGCGCGACCGCCGTCGGCCCGTCGGTGAAAACCCTGCGCGAGCACCCCGATCTGGTCGACAAGGCGGCCGCCGCCGGGCGCGCCACCTACTGCTGGACCGTCGATGATCCCGACGATGTGCGCCTGTGCGCCGACCTGGGCGTCAGCTGGGTCGCCACCAACCACCCGGGCCGCACCAAGGCCCTGCTGGCCGCCGCCTGA
- a CDS encoding DUF2470 domain-containing protein, with amino-acid sequence MPNTTVAPSTAERVRSACAHAEHAVLALPGIDPTPISVHHVRQCGDAVIAVPAASMAAVLAGSSGESGAPAVLELTDHAPLPLREPVRALVWLRGWVRTVPTQAQRALATAVAKDHPHPDLLDVGHTATLLRVVINSAVVADSTGAESVCVDELRLAQPDPFCALESAWLQHMEADHADVIAQLARHLPPRLQRGAVHPLAIDRYGVTLRIEGLDGDHDFRLPFNAPVDDAEALSRAVRTLAGCPFLNGLRRI; translated from the coding sequence ATGCCGAACACGACTGTCGCACCGTCTACCGCCGAGCGGGTACGGAGTGCGTGTGCCCATGCCGAGCATGCGGTGCTGGCGCTGCCGGGCATCGATCCGACACCCATCTCCGTGCACCATGTGCGGCAGTGCGGTGATGCGGTGATCGCGGTGCCGGCCGCGTCCATGGCGGCGGTGCTGGCCGGAAGTTCGGGCGAGAGCGGGGCGCCCGCGGTGCTGGAGCTCACCGACCATGCGCCGCTGCCGCTGCGGGAACCGGTTCGCGCCCTGGTGTGGCTGCGTGGCTGGGTGCGGACGGTGCCGACGCAAGCGCAGCGGGCGCTGGCCACCGCGGTCGCCAAGGATCATCCGCATCCCGACCTGCTCGATGTCGGGCACACCGCGACCCTGCTGCGGGTGGTGATCAACTCCGCGGTGGTGGCGGACTCCACCGGCGCCGAATCCGTCTGCGTCGACGAACTCCGGCTGGCCCAACCGGATCCGTTCTGCGCCTTGGAATCCGCCTGGCTGCAGCATATGGAGGCCGATCACGCCGACGTCATCGCCCAACTCGCCCGTCACCTCCCACCGCGCCTGCAGCGCGGGGCGGTGCACCCACTCGCGATCGATCGCTACGGCGTCACCCTGCGCATCGAAGGCCTCGACGGCGACCACGACTTCCGCCTCCCCTTCAACGCCCCCGTCGACGACGCCGAAGCCCTGAGCCGAGCCGTCCGCACCCTCGCGGGCTGCCCCTTCCTCAACGGCCTCCGCCGCATCTGA
- a CDS encoding LCP family protein — protein MNGDDPQRYERTRRVPQPFGNPGAPSMPPRREPAPGHREPQPPPPGHDPGRVERTKVIRHDGSNYAPPLAYSQVPPDPAASRMPPPARRPAPSHAPTQQPYREARGVPGYAPPQQPQPYQDPRQLRHGRDIPPPPPPSLPPSRREREPRPPRRRRKPHLFRWFLVLLVVLVLAVVGAVVKLDGSLNRIDALANYKDRVGDTPGTNWLLVGSDGRAGLTPEQEQELATGGEVGPERTDTIMLVHVPESGATTLVSLPRDSYVGIPGHGKDKLNAAFAFGGAQLLVQTVEIATGVRIDHYAQIGFGGFAGVVDTLGGIDVCVPKAIDDPLAGIDLQPGCQKLDGAQALGFVRSRATALADLDRMNNQRLFMAALLKKATSAGTLANPFTLWPLARDTAKSLKVDKGDHIWNLGQLGWALRGDTVATTVPVGGFTDTDSGNVLLWDKERAGRLFDDLAKDQPIPDDLLTR, from the coding sequence ATGAACGGCGACGACCCCCAGCGCTACGAGCGGACGCGCCGGGTGCCGCAACCCTTCGGAAACCCGGGTGCGCCGTCCATGCCGCCGCGACGCGAACCGGCTCCGGGACATCGGGAACCGCAGCCACCTCCGCCGGGACACGACCCCGGGCGCGTCGAACGCACCAAGGTGATCCGGCATGACGGGTCGAACTACGCGCCACCACTGGCATATTCGCAGGTGCCGCCCGACCCCGCCGCATCGCGTATGCCACCGCCGGCCCGCAGACCCGCGCCGTCGCACGCGCCCACTCAGCAGCCCTACCGTGAAGCCCGCGGTGTGCCCGGCTATGCGCCGCCGCAGCAGCCACAGCCGTATCAGGATCCGCGGCAGCTGCGCCATGGCCGCGATATACCACCGCCGCCCCCGCCCTCGTTACCGCCATCGCGCCGGGAGCGCGAACCCCGCCCGCCGCGCCGCCGCCGCAAACCGCACCTGTTCCGCTGGTTCCTGGTGCTGCTGGTGGTGCTCGTACTCGCGGTGGTCGGCGCGGTCGTCAAACTCGACGGCTCGCTGAACCGGATCGACGCACTCGCCAACTACAAGGACCGTGTCGGCGACACCCCGGGCACCAACTGGCTGCTCGTCGGCTCCGACGGCCGGGCCGGCCTGACCCCCGAACAGGAACAGGAACTCGCCACCGGCGGCGAGGTCGGCCCCGAGCGCACCGACACGATCATGCTGGTGCACGTCCCGGAATCGGGCGCGACCACGCTGGTCAGCCTGCCGCGCGACTCCTATGTGGGCATCCCGGGCCACGGCAAGGACAAGCTCAACGCGGCCTTCGCTTTCGGCGGCGCGCAACTGCTGGTGCAGACCGTCGAGATCGCCACCGGCGTGCGAATCGACCACTACGCGCAGATCGGTTTCGGCGGATTCGCCGGCGTCGTCGATACGCTCGGCGGCATCGATGTCTGTGTGCCCAAGGCCATCGACGATCCGCTCGCGGGCATCGATCTGCAGCCGGGCTGTCAGAAGCTGGACGGCGCGCAGGCCTTGGGCTTCGTCCGCAGCCGCGCGACCGCCCTCGCCGACCTCGACCGGATGAACAACCAGCGCCTGTTCATGGCCGCGCTGCTGAAGAAGGCGACCAGTGCGGGCACCCTGGCCAACCCGTTCACGCTGTGGCCGCTGGCCCGCGACACCGCGAAATCGCTCAAGGTCGACAAGGGCGATCACATCTGGAACCTCGGCCAACTCGGCTGGGCGCTGCGCGGCGATACGGTGGCGACCACCGTCCCGGTCGGCGGCTTCACCGATACCGACAGCGGAAACGTGCTGCTGTGGGATAAGGAGCGGGCGGGCCGATTGTTCGATGACCTCGCCAAGGACCAACCGATTCCGGACGATCTTCTGACGAGGTAG
- a CDS encoding rhodanese-like domain-containing protein: MTSPEVSSVPVEAVPDEFDKNERVAADAPQAILLDVREDDEWQLGHAPGAIHIPMVDVPARVDELDYDAQLYVVCRQGGRSFEVVKYLTHIGYDAVNVSGGMVAWQRAGRPLIADGDHQAKIY; this comes from the coding sequence GTGACGAGCCCCGAAGTGTCGTCGGTGCCGGTGGAAGCCGTACCGGACGAATTCGATAAGAACGAGCGTGTCGCCGCGGACGCGCCGCAGGCGATCCTGCTCGATGTTCGCGAGGACGACGAATGGCAGCTCGGGCACGCGCCGGGGGCGATCCACATTCCGATGGTCGACGTCCCCGCTCGCGTGGACGAGCTGGATTACGACGCGCAGCTATATGTGGTCTGCCGACAGGGCGGCCGGTCCTTCGAGGTGGTCAAGTACTTGACGCATATCGGATACGACGCGGTGAACGTCAGCGGTGGCATGGTGGCATGGCAGCGGGCGGGCCGTCCGCTGATCGCCGACGGCGATCACCAGGCGAAGATCTACTGA
- the pheA gene encoding prephenate dehydratase — protein MPRIAYFGPSGTFTEMALAKLESSPAFDGPVERVAAPSQGAALDLIRSGDVEGAVVPIESSVDGSISATLDSLAIGPRLQIVAETELEVSFTILARPGTKLDAVRTLAAYPVATAQVRLWVSRTLPNVEMYVSASNAAAAEDVAAGHADAAVSTALAGERLGLVALASGVADHEQAITRFVLVTRPCVAPPATGADRTSIVLELPNEPGSLMRAFAEFATRGIDLTRIESRPTRAVRGTYRFYLDCVGHIDDAAVAEALKALHRTARIRFLGSWPATSATGTPPPSDEPAAEWLIQLRKGVADL, from the coding sequence GTGCCGCGTATCGCGTACTTCGGGCCGTCCGGAACCTTCACCGAGATGGCCCTCGCCAAGCTCGAGTCCTCGCCGGCCTTCGACGGACCGGTCGAGCGGGTTGCCGCGCCCAGCCAGGGGGCGGCGCTCGACCTGATCCGGTCCGGTGACGTCGAGGGCGCCGTCGTGCCGATCGAGAGTTCGGTCGATGGCTCCATCTCGGCGACCCTGGATTCGCTGGCCATCGGTCCGCGGCTGCAGATCGTCGCGGAGACCGAGCTGGAGGTGAGCTTCACGATCTTGGCTCGGCCGGGGACGAAGCTCGACGCTGTCCGCACGCTGGCCGCCTATCCGGTGGCCACGGCGCAGGTGCGGCTGTGGGTTTCGCGCACACTGCCGAATGTCGAGATGTACGTCTCGGCGTCGAATGCGGCTGCCGCCGAGGATGTCGCGGCCGGTCATGCCGATGCCGCGGTCTCGACTGCCCTGGCCGGTGAGCGTCTCGGCCTTGTCGCGCTGGCCTCGGGCGTCGCCGACCACGAGCAGGCGATTACCCGTTTCGTGCTGGTCACCCGCCCGTGCGTCGCGCCGCCCGCGACCGGTGCGGACCGCACGTCGATCGTGCTCGAGCTGCCCAACGAACCGGGCTCGCTGATGCGGGCCTTCGCCGAATTCGCCACGCGCGGTATCGATCTGACCAGGATCGAGTCCCGGCCAACCCGAGCGGTTCGCGGCACCTACCGTTTCTATCTCGACTGCGTCGGGCATATCGATGACGCCGCGGTCGCCGAGGCGCTCAAGGCACTGCACCGCACGGCGCGGATCCGTTTCCTCGGTTCCTGGCCCGCGACCTCGGCGACCGGAACCCCGCCGCCCTCCGACGAACCGGCCGCGGAATGGCTGATCCAGCTACGGAAGGGGGTGGCCGACCTATGA
- a CDS encoding histidine phosphatase family protein, translating into MTGKLILVRHGETEGNVAKLLDTRVPGLPLTERGAAQAKTFGASLSRPPKALFCSAALRARQTAGYIEAATGVPVEVLEGVHEVQVGEMEGQHSEAAHARFQRIYRAWHEGDLSVRVPGGESGYDVLARFLPVIEDLRTKFLTDGTEGDILLVSHGAAMRLVSRNLSGVAPPFTTNNHLDNTETIELLPRPVGGWECIRWGRFTPPFGYDVAPTADDPMG; encoded by the coding sequence ATGACGGGCAAGCTGATTCTGGTTCGGCACGGCGAAACCGAGGGCAATGTCGCCAAGCTCCTGGATACCAGGGTGCCGGGCCTGCCGCTCACCGAACGTGGTGCGGCACAAGCGAAGACGTTCGGCGCGAGCCTATCGCGGCCGCCGAAGGCGCTGTTCTGCTCGGCCGCGCTGCGAGCCAGACAGACCGCCGGATACATCGAGGCGGCGACCGGCGTGCCGGTCGAGGTGCTCGAGGGTGTGCACGAAGTGCAGGTCGGCGAGATGGAAGGCCAGCACTCCGAGGCGGCGCACGCGCGGTTCCAGCGGATCTACCGCGCCTGGCATGAAGGCGACCTGTCCGTACGCGTACCCGGCGGCGAGTCCGGCTACGACGTTCTCGCCCGCTTCCTCCCGGTCATCGAGGACCTACGCACCAAGTTCCTGACCGACGGCACCGAAGGCGACATCCTGCTGGTCAGCCACGGTGCCGCCATGCGCCTGGTCTCCCGCAACCTCAGCGGCGTAGCCCCTCCGTTCACCACGAACAACCACCTCGACAACACCGAAACCATCGAATTGCTCCCCCGCCCCGTCGGCGGCTGGGAATGCATCCGCTGGGGCCGTTTCACCCCACCCTTCGGCTACGACGTAGCCCCCACCGCCGACGACCCCATGGGCTGA
- a CDS encoding ferritin → MSSHPESPRSKFHGLLHDQIRHEFNAEHQYIAIAVWFDNADLPQLAKRFYAQAVEERNHALMIVRYFLDRDISVELSGIDAAKSQFENAREPIAMALAQEKNVTDQIIQLASTAREEGDYLGEQFMQWFLKEQVEEVANMTTLLTIADRAGKNLFDLEDFVAREMSGPSDASGAPSVAGGSV, encoded by the coding sequence ATGTCCAGCCATCCGGAGTCCCCACGCAGCAAATTCCACGGCCTGCTCCATGACCAGATCCGGCATGAATTCAACGCCGAGCATCAATACATCGCGATCGCGGTGTGGTTCGACAATGCGGATCTGCCGCAGCTGGCCAAACGTTTCTACGCGCAGGCGGTCGAAGAGCGCAATCACGCACTGATGATTGTGCGGTACTTCCTCGATCGGGATATCAGTGTCGAGCTTTCCGGTATCGATGCCGCGAAATCCCAATTCGAGAATGCTCGCGAACCGATCGCAATGGCCCTCGCGCAGGAAAAGAACGTCACCGACCAGATCATCCAATTGGCGAGCACGGCCCGCGAAGAAGGTGATTACCTCGGTGAACAGTTCATGCAGTGGTTCCTGAAGGAGCAGGTGGAGGAGGTCGCGAATATGACGACCCTGCTCACTATCGCCGATCGCGCTGGTAAGAACCTCTTTGATCTGGAGGACTTTGTCGCCCGCGAAATGAGCGGTCCGAGTGACGCGTCCGGCGCCCCTTCCGTTGCGGGCGGCAGCGTCTAG
- a CDS encoding DUF5926 family protein, translated as MGKSKRNSPKPGGNRAQRLAERRAALEQQAAQSVARPFEGLAAECDLVALREFVPSATATLKLSPDVAAERSVVLATVLPGAVAGLVRAGEPPTGYVAAQVQFQGADPAADIAAAILWTQSAEPGESLTAAESVAGGPRLADVIDASADLELTVHQDFDWWVPAGVQPDAQVAATIEQAKQAIMPSARLDLGADSIGAAWWVDAGDKAHVRWVRPENEDDLMLALARLHASGGLQLGEGSRFAGSFRTHGLLVPVFDLDPEMHASEWTKPAIEFGERLVAALAADAPLSADERRSRDGLRSRQVTLR; from the coding sequence GTGGGTAAAAGCAAGCGAAACAGTCCCAAGCCCGGAGGGAACCGGGCCCAGCGTCTCGCGGAGCGGCGGGCGGCTCTGGAACAGCAGGCGGCGCAGTCCGTCGCGCGCCCGTTCGAGGGGCTGGCCGCGGAGTGCGATCTCGTCGCGCTGCGCGAGTTCGTACCGTCGGCGACGGCGACGCTGAAGCTGTCGCCCGATGTCGCGGCGGAGCGCTCCGTCGTGCTGGCCACGGTGCTGCCGGGTGCGGTCGCCGGGTTGGTGCGGGCGGGCGAGCCGCCGACCGGTTACGTCGCCGCGCAGGTGCAGTTCCAGGGTGCGGATCCGGCCGCTGATATCGCCGCGGCCATTCTGTGGACGCAGTCGGCCGAGCCCGGCGAATCGCTGACCGCGGCCGAAAGTGTCGCGGGCGGACCGCGATTGGCCGATGTCATCGATGCGAGCGCCGATCTGGAACTGACCGTGCACCAGGACTTCGACTGGTGGGTGCCGGCGGGTGTGCAGCCCGACGCCCAGGTCGCCGCGACCATCGAACAGGCCAAGCAGGCGATCATGCCCTCGGCGCGACTGGATCTGGGTGCGGATTCGATCGGTGCGGCGTGGTGGGTCGACGCGGGCGATAAGGCGCATGTGCGCTGGGTGCGTCCGGAGAACGAGGACGATCTGATGCTGGCGCTGGCCCGGCTGCACGCGTCGGGCGGGCTGCAGCTCGGCGAGGGCTCCCGTTTCGCGGGCTCGTTCCGTACGCACGGTCTACTGGTTCCGGTGTTCGATCTGGATCCCGAGATGCATGCCAGCGAGTGGACGAAACCGGCCATCGAGTTCGGTGAGCGGCTGGTGGCGGCGCTGGCCGCCGATGCTCCGCTCTCGGCCGATGAACGTCGTTCCCGCGACGGACTGCGGTCTCGTCAGGTCACCTTGCGGTGA